Genomic segment of Arachis hypogaea cultivar Tifrunner chromosome 11, arahy.Tifrunner.gnm2.J5K5, whole genome shotgun sequence:
ATCCCTGTTCATCTTCATCATCGTTGCTATTTTCGCTATCTTCCTCATCCGATTCATCCGAATCATCTTCGGATTCTTCCAATTCATTGCTTTCCCTGCACATGTAGCTCGCATTGGCCAACTCAGCAAGGGTAATATCAAAACTGTAAACAAGATCCGCTATCTTCTCATCCTCATCAGTAAACAAAACAACCACTGATTCATTTTCTTGGCTGATATTGTTGAGATGGATGGGGCGGTGGCTATCGACAACAAAGATGCGGGCGGAGGGCGGCAAATTGAGAGTCTTCTGTAGGTCCCTGTGGCAGCCCCAGTTGATTAAGAGCATTGAGACATAGTCACCGTTTTCAGCGGCGGAGGCAAGGGTGGGGCCGGCGTAGTTGTAGATCTCGTTGAAGGAAGAGACCGGGTAGCAGGAGTATTGGAGGCCATCGGACTCGAGGATGTGGAAGATGATCTTGAGGGCGCAAAGTGAGTCGACATCGGAGGTTGAAGGGAAGATGAGGAGCGGCGTGGAGGACGACTTGGATGCCGATTCCCGCATCTTGTTGTAGAAGGAAACGGCCGTTTGCTCTCTCACCATAATAATAACAATGTTGTAGAAACAAGAGAAGAATAAGAAAGGATTGTAATTGGGTTGACTCAAAATACAAATGACAATGTTGACTGTGGAGTTTTGAGGAGAGCCTGAGCGGGGACTTTAGAATTTTGTAAGGCAGCTCTTTTGATTTCCGTTTCCTTTTGGCGCGTTCCATGGCGGGCCAAAATTTTTAAACTCATTTTCAGGACGCCGCTACGTATTACGGTATTAGTGTTATTTTTCGCCTTTGGTATTCAGGCGCGACCTATTAAAATTGGGCTTTCAAGTGGCCCAATTTAAACTGCACGCACGGAAGgaggaaacaaaaacaaaaaggaaagtCCATTAGCAGCGCATTATCCGTTTCGTTGTGTTGCTGTAAGCCTGTAACACGGTTTATGCCTCTGTGCTGAATGCCAACTCTAACACCAACTTTCACTTTCTTTCTACAATGGAACCTTCAGCTTCGTTTCTTGCTCCCTCTTTCACTCCATTCAGGTTCCCTCTCTCTATCTCTTTCAATTCTCTAACTCACCGCTCTTGattttactgtttattttagatatttaattcTAATTGCAATAATTTCTAAAAGTCTTCATCTAATTTCCTTTGTTATCTATTATTGTTATTAGGGGTAGCAAAGAGGTTCCACGTATGTTTTCAGTGTGTGAGTTGAAAAGCATAGCATGCTTCCCAATTAGTAATAACAGAAAGGAGAATCACACTTCAAAGCTTTACATTATACCCATCAAGACTGTTACTCGCTTCTGTGCCTCAAGAGCATCACTTGAGTCCTTGCAGTTTGGTGAGACTTCCCGATGCACCAATGCTAATGAAAATCAGAGGTAAGAAGTGGTTCAGATTTTCAAGTATTTCTGAATTTTTGTCTAAAATGTTTTAGACCAATTTTATAAATTTCGTCATGGAATGATAAAGCGGTTTTATTCCATCGATATAGCTAGAAGTATTATCTGATTGCCAATGTCACTTGATGGAACAATTAATCAAACAGCTGGTAGGCACAAGCTAATTTATGAGATGGAGTCCTTGATGTATATATATTGATGAGgtgaatgaagaaaaaaaaaaaaccagaacaaTGCACAAATGAAGTATAATAGTTCTATGAGTAAGCTAATTACAAGGAGTAGCTGAAAGTATAAGAGATATATATTGATTGCTGAGGAAACTCAAGTTGCAGGGGAGTTCCATGGGAAGCTTCACTACCTGGACCAAGTGTATGAATTGGAATAAGAATAATgtgaagaaaagataaacaagagaAGATAACCAGAGAGGAAGAAGATACCAGGAAGAAAGGAAAATACCACTTAATGCCTAATGAATGTAGCTCCTCAATTGAGTATTTATTGTTTTCACCCTAATGCTTTTTGTCACCACTTGAGCTTGCGGTTCATGGGCCATCTGTGTTTCTTTCATAACAAACTTTGTATTTGGCACTACCCCATTCTGGAAATGACTTCGCTGTCCCTCTTCATTGATTTTCTTTGTTACACTTGACTGTGCAAGTTGTGTTCTGCAGAATAAACGAATTTGAGAGAGAGTTGAACGAATTGTTTGATGAAGTGAAAAGAATGATTAGGGTGAGAAAAAAGGATGATGCTGTTGACCTACTTAATGCAAATTATGAAGTGGTAAAAGATCGGATGAATGCTGGCGCTAAAGGCATTGAAGAAGCTGCACTTCTGGATGTCATAGCGTTGGGTTATGTGGCTGTTGGAGACCTAAAAACTGTTGGTTCTCTGTTGAATGCGGTATGCTTTCCTTTTGATCCAATTTACCCATTTTTGAgtattttgtttttactttcgATTTTGTCAAATTTATCATGGTTTTAGTCTTGAAGAGTATCTTTTCTTACACATGAGGCTTATAATTGGTACCTTTCAAGTTATGAACTATCAATTTGTTTGACATGTTACATGCTGAAGTAGTGTCCTTGTGACTATATCTGTTTGTAATTGTATACTTATAGTTGCCAATAGTTATTTGTTCCACGTATCTGTTGAAGTCATATTTCAATGGTGAAAGGCATACATTTGCATACTTATTCTAGTTGTAGTTCCCTCTAGAATCTTATAGTGTTTCACTCCCTTTCCTATGTGGTGTCTGTTCTCATATTTTCATTAATGCTAGATGAAAGAAGTTATTGACAATTTGAAAGATGACTCACCACATCTAGATTTGATACTAATGCATATGGGAAGTATGTATTCAACTTTGAGCAAGTTTGGAAAATCACTGGACACTTATCAAAGGGCTTTCAACATTATGGAAAGGACCTATGGTGAGTGGATGTTCCAGCTAGGAATGTTAAGTTTTGTTTTCTAATTTAGTACAGCCTGTTGAATGGTTGTGTTTAGTTTGACCTGCTAATTGTCTATTTGGTTTCACTATAAACTAGATCTATTTTCTTCAAACTTTTTTATTTGTACGTGTCCAGTTATAGTTACCTGGAAAAATTTGCATCTAAGATGCAGTTGATGTTCAAAGTTTCAAAATTCTGGTTTTCTCAATTTCATCTCTTCTTTTAGGTAAGGACAGCCCTTTTCTTGTCACACCCTATTTGGCTATGGCAAAGGTTCTTGGTTCAACTGGAAAAGCAACAAAAGCCATAGAGAAATACCACTGTGCAATAACTATTTTGGAGTCTAAGAGAGGTGCTGAAAGTAAGGATTTGGTTGTACCTTTACTTGGTCTTGGGAATCTTTTACTGAAAGAAAGAAGAGTCAATGATGCAGAAACTCATTTTACTAGGTTGAGCTTGACttcttttttctaataaaaaaatatggccCTTTCTGATTCAATGCATTAATGGCTCTGCTTTCTTGCATATTTACCTGTATTTATGTTGTTTTCTAGGGTTCTAGACATATACACAAAGTCATACGGACAAAATGATGGAAGAATCGGATTGGCCATGACTTCCCTAGCCCAAGTTAAGTGTGCTCAAGGTAACTGTACATTCTCACTTATGCAACTTCATTTTTGTTTACATATTCCTCTTTTCTTTATCTAgttctttctcttctttattctgctgctcctcctttttttgtgcGCACGCATGTGtattgttcttttttttatttggtggTGTATCATTTAAGACAAATGTTGGTTACAAGCTCTTTCAtgcatgagtttttttttttttttaataaataaatgatgTCCAAGTATAGAATTCGCATCAttttctgctttttgtttttggcCACAATATTTTTGCACTGATTGATATGAAATATAATTTGCAGGGAAGTCAGATGAAGCAATCCATTTGTATGAACGTGCGCTTCATGTCATGAATGATTCCAATTACTTGTTGCCAGATGACAGCATCATGGAAAAGATGAGGGTAGATCTTGCTGAGTTGCTTCATGCTGTTGGGAGGTAAACTTTTACAACCTTGGTATTTTGAATGGAAGATTTAAGTATTTCTTTTGGCATTCAAATAACAAATTCAGACAACTAAAGTAATATTTAtctcatatttaaaaaaagaaaacatcaaGGAAAATCAAATACTAAGACTTGATGGTAAAAATTGGCACCCACTGTGGTTTCTGTTGCTTTATTTAAGAGCACAAGAAGGCAGAGAGTTATTAGAGGAATGCTTATTAATCACAGAGAGGCACAAAGGAAAGGGTCACCCCAGCTTAGTGACACACATGATAAATCTTGCAACTTCATATTCCCAATCGAAGAATTATGCAGAGGCCGAGCACTTGTTGAGAAGAAGTTTGGAAATAATGATAAAGCAGAAGGGAAGCGATGACCAGTCAGTCAGCTTTCCAATGTTGCAACTTGCAGTTACGCTCTACCATTTGAAACAAGATGAAGAAGCTGAGAAACTGGCACTGGATGCTTTGCGCATCCGTGAGAAGACTTTTGGAGAAGATTCTCTTCCAGTTGGTATGTTCCCCTTTCCTTTCCATAATTCCTGTTACATTTTGCCGCGAGAGTGTaaatcaaaattcttattttaacatGATATTATGCATGGCAGGGGAGGCTTTGGACTGTTTGGTGTCTATTCAAACCCGAGTTGGTAAAGATGAGAGTGAGTTACTTGTGCTACTTAGGAGGATTCTAGATATACAAGAGAAGGAATTTGGATATGAGAGTGAGGAGGTTTTGGTTACACTAAAAAAGATTGTGTCCTTCTTGGATAAACTAGGGAGAAGTGATGAAATGCTTCCCTTGCAGAGAAGGTTGTCTTTGCTTAGGAAGAAGTATAAGCAGATGATTTATCACTGAACTCAAGGCCTCCTTTTTGGTGCTGTCTTTGTGAGCTTAAATGGCAATCCAAGcgggtttaaaaaataataaaaagtctaGACCAATCAGATTGGTTACGATTTAGTGAACTGTTTTTTGTTTAGGAACTGGAAATGAGTAAATGAATAGGAAGAAGAGTGTTGGAATCgatttatttagaatattattgAGAGGACCTGTGGCTGACTGGCTGTGGCCCATGTATCTGTATTAATTCATACATGCTTACGTGTTAAGGTGAATAACAACTAACAAGTCTTAAATAGTGGCTATTCTCTATTTCTCTCCATGAGAGCGACGCGTAACTAATTAATTTATACGATTAATTAATTTGGATGCTAATTCAAGCTTCGTTTTCTATCTTAACTTGCAAGGGATAAATGAAAACAATGCGTAACTAGCTGAATATGATGTCTAAAATTGACAGCAATCTTTTcaggaaaaaaaaaatgtttaattttcatatatctTCCGTTTATAATAATTATCACTTTGATTTTGCCAAGATAAAGGACAAGAAACATAAAGAGAAGTGGAAAATGAAATACAATCCATATCACAGAGGTATCACTGGAAAGCCAATCTTCTTCGGCATGGCACAATAAATATGGAAGACACAAGAgaaaataattagatattttagAGAGTAGAGATCAAATAGTCAAAGGAGAACGAGAATAGAATAGAATGCATCTGCTACTAAAGAAATATTTTGGACAAGGACAAAAGCCAAAAGATAAATGAGTATGGTCATGCTGTAcactaggggtgtgcatggcccggcccggcccgaaAACCCGGTCCGGCCCCGAgaactttaggggctaatttgatgtgatttcatcgggtctagggccgggtatgggtctcaaaagtagacccggtcattatttcgagtCGGGTCCggaccatagctcgggtcacccgaaatcggcccggtggcccggtcatcacacacaattaatattttgtgttattagtgatggatgatggctattattatgtgaaatttaagtattgtaaaccttaatattttgtgttattagtcattatatataagactataagttaatgttttatgtttaaaatgtataagactttagactaatgcataattttgtgttatttgtattgatttaaatatttggtgttattaggcaatattagtattgattatggttatactttaattttagagaagagttacttcttattatatttttctaagtgaattttaccgtgtcaaataatggttggagtcttgaaaattgggatatttttacatgctaacttacaagaaggtatcaaggtaatataatgttaacagcccggttttcacccggtttttatctggtataatcgtggcccgaaagtgtataggttttaTCGGGTCTAGaatcgggttcgggtctaacaaataggcccgatatatatttcgggtcggatcTGGATCACATCAAACTCGATTTCACCCGGCCCATACACACTCCTACTGTACACAATTATAGCATCTATGTCATTTTTAATATTTCGTATTAATTTCCACTTTTATTACTCTTAAAATTTTAGCGTGTTTCTAAATGGTAACTGTTTAAATGATAATCATGTTTAGATAAATTTTAAAACCAAgataaaatttcttaaaaatattagATTCATTCGCATATAATGAATTATATGGTAGAAAAGTtttgaaatatatttaaatatcggtattttaataattttaatagttgattttaaagtaatatattatatatatattttttataactaaaattaataattaaaattattaaaatattaatgtaCTTGATATACTTGAAATTCTTTCTATATGATAAAGCACTTAGTGTCATTAACATGAAAACAAAAATGTGATTCTCAACAAAACAAGTATAGTAAAGGAAATTCTAAATTTGAGAATAGAAAAATTAAATGTAGAAACTACtgcataaaaggaaaaaaactagAATTTATAGGaacaatactaaaaaaaaaaaaaaactgggaattttttttttttgtttgtgtgTAAAAGAATTCTATTTAATATGTGTACACATGAATGTAGGATATGTTTCTTTGTAACTTGTAAGAAGGAAGAACCAAACCAAAAGTTCTCTCTCTCCCTTTGTCGCTCCCAATTATAGTGTTTGATTCATCAAGTTCAACTATTTCACTTCTCAGATCTTAACCAAAGgcaagtctctctctctctctctctctctctctctctctctctctctctgtgtgtgtgtgtgtgtgtgtgtttattgCGTGATCCGTTTCCTTTGATTGAACGAATATGCTTGCTTTGCTTCTGCTGTTTCGCTGGAACCTCTCTTCAAAACCCTTTGTAAATTTTTTCAACTTTCTGTGTACTATATACTTGTTACCTTCAATTAGGTTCTCGTTCTTTGGGTAAATTTAAAGCTCTATTGCATATCCATAATGGGCATGCTCCTTCTGTTTCAGTAGCTAACAAAAAGTTTCTCTTGTTACTCCTGCATTGCCTATATATTATTTCGTTTTTTTCTCCTTACTACATAATGTGATGATAACTTGACTTGATAGCTATTATTTATTGAAACttaattattcttgttaaaaagtAACGACTTCGTTGAATTCTCGCTTTGCTGTCATCAGTATCAAACTGGATCATTTCTGTTGACAGTTTCATTCTTTACTTACTGGTTGACTTCATATTTCATTAATAATCTAATGTTCCTTGTGTTAGTATTGGCTTATAGGTAGTCGAAGAGAGGGTtgggaggaaaaaaaaaaagaaaattgttgttACTATATCATTAAGATTTGAGTTTGAAATCTGCATTATAATGCATCTAATGTGTTTGAGTTTGTCTTACTAACAACAGATGCTGGATCCATCAAATGTTGCTCCATAAAATTGGTCCTTAATCAGAGAAAAGAGGTAATGGCATCATCACAAGAGAGGGGTGCTTATAGAGCTAATTGTTTTGCTCAAGATTTTAGGAAGCCTAATTCTTCTGATCAACCATCATCATTTTCGAAAGATTTAGAATCTGATTGGCCGCATAGTAGTTCTGTTGATGATCATGATTTGAATTCTGATAGATCAACAACAGGAAAGAGATGGTGGCTGAATGTGAAAACCAACATGGGGGGAAGAGCAAGTTATACATCTCAGCCTCACTATTCTTGGCGGTCTGAGCAGTGTGCCGTGTATggatttgttgatgatgataTCAAACTTGGGGCAGATCAATCTGATTTTGATGCTCTTTCATATGCCGAAAGCGCCAATGTAGCCGTAGATCACCCATGGTATGCCTCTCCAACATGCGTGAAAACCAGCAGTAATACCAAGATGTCGAAAACCGAGGCTTCACTGCATAATGATTTTCATTTAACAGCtaagaagaaagaacagaaagAATTCTGTTTCTCTGATGGTCATTTTATGGACTGTGATATTGCGGATTTTTTGTCCTATGAACAAAGTAAAATGTCAGCTTCTGATCTGGAGTCACATTTGATGGGAGCAGAGAAAACCGGGCCTTGGTGGCGCACTGCTGGAAAAGACGAGTTGGCTTCCTTGGTTGCTCAAAAGTCAATTGACCATATAGAGAATTGTGATCTCCCTCAGCCACAAACTAAACATATTAAGCAGAAGCCCAGTGTTGACCTTGACAAAACTCCACTATCATCTATAGACTGGAGAGCCAAGACTGGTTCTCCCAATATCAATAGTTGTACATCTGGAACTCCAACCTCTG
This window contains:
- the LOC112720733 gene encoding uncharacterized protein, producing the protein MASSQERGAYRANCFAQDFRKPNSSDQPSSFSKDLESDWPHSSSVDDHDLNSDRSTTGKRWWLNVKTNMGGRASYTSQPHYSWRSEQCAVYGFVDDDIKLGADQSDFDALSYAESANVAVDHPWYASPTCVKTSSNTKMSKTEASLHNDFHLTAKKKEQKEFCFSDGHFMDCDIADFLSYEQSKMSASDLESHLMGAEKTGPWWRTAGKDELASLVAQKSIDHIENCDLPQPQTKHIKQKPSVDLDKTPLSSIDWRAKTGSPNINSCTSGTPTSGYSYQDSNMNFCSSQSKDSSSSSEDRQTNSENSSVSDLLEALCHSQKRAREAEKAAQQAYSEKEHLLSLFFRQASQLFAYKQWFHILQLENLCLQLPNINQPLLNLIPASLPWMPMKEMQLKKKSHRRNGNKKCGIGKCVVAFAVGLGLSGAGLILGWTWTMGWMFPSL
- the LOC112720732 gene encoding uncharacterized protein, giving the protein MEPSASFLAPSFTPFRGSKEVPRMFSVCELKSIACFPISNNRKENHTSKLYIIPIKTVTRFCASRASLESLQFGETSRCTNANENQRINEFERELNELFDEVKRMIRVRKKDDAVDLLNANYEVVKDRMNAGAKGIEEAALLDVIALGYVAVGDLKTVGSLLNAMKEVIDNLKDDSPHLDLILMHMGSMYSTLSKFGKSLDTYQRAFNIMERTYGKDSPFLVTPYLAMAKVLGSTGKATKAIEKYHCAITILESKRGAESKDLVVPLLGLGNLLLKERRVNDAETHFTRVLDIYTKSYGQNDGRIGLAMTSLAQVKCAQGKSDEAIHLYERALHVMNDSNYLLPDDSIMEKMRVDLAELLHAVGRAQEGRELLEECLLITERHKGKGHPSLVTHMINLATSYSQSKNYAEAEHLLRRSLEIMIKQKGSDDQSVSFPMLQLAVTLYHLKQDEEAEKLALDALRIREKTFGEDSLPVGEALDCLVSIQTRVGKDESELLVLLRRILDIQEKEFGYESEEVLVTLKKIVSFLDKLGRSDEMLPLQRRLSLLRKKYKQMIYH